One part of the Saprospiraceae bacterium genome encodes these proteins:
- the bshA gene encoding N-acetyl-alpha-D-glucosaminyl L-malate synthase BshA — translation MKIGIVCYPTYGGSGVVATELGMALARNGHQVHFISYRRPARLAHYLANVFYHEVAPMEYPLFDFKPMDTALASKIVDVALFEELDVLHVHYAIPHATIGYLAREILKTKNKQLPFVTTLHGTDITLIGADGSYFPVVEFSINQSNAVTSVSDALRKQTYDIFDIKKDIHVIPNFIDFTRFKKKENPGLKNEIAKDHEKIIAHVSNFRKVKRVDDVLAVFREINKEIPSKLLLIGDGPERPRIEMLSRDWGISQEVRFLGKQDMVEDLLAITDLFLLPSEHESFGLAALEAMACEVPVIASNIGGLNEVIENGVTGFTCDVGDIQKMSEKGKYILSDNDILNQFRKASFQRAKDFDIIKILPMYEKIYFDLKNGD, via the coding sequence TTGAAAATAGGAATTGTTTGTTATCCTACTTATGGTGGGAGCGGAGTGGTTGCCACTGAACTCGGTATGGCACTAGCCAGAAATGGTCATCAGGTACATTTTATAAGTTACCGACGGCCTGCCCGATTGGCGCATTATTTAGCCAATGTTTTTTATCATGAGGTAGCTCCTATGGAATATCCTTTATTTGATTTTAAGCCCATGGATACCGCCTTAGCAAGTAAAATTGTTGATGTCGCCTTATTTGAAGAATTGGATGTTTTACATGTCCACTATGCTATCCCACATGCAACCATTGGGTATTTGGCAAGAGAAATTTTAAAAACTAAAAATAAACAACTTCCGTTTGTCACCACCTTGCATGGTACAGATATCACATTGATCGGTGCAGATGGTTCCTATTTTCCTGTTGTAGAATTTAGTATCAACCAATCCAATGCTGTTACATCGGTTTCAGATGCCTTACGAAAACAAACCTATGATATATTTGATATTAAAAAAGATATTCATGTTATCCCAAATTTTATAGACTTTACAAGGTTTAAAAAGAAAGAAAATCCAGGCCTGAAAAATGAAATCGCCAAAGATCATGAAAAAATTATCGCACATGTATCAAATTTTAGAAAAGTAAAACGTGTGGATGATGTATTAGCTGTTTTCAGAGAAATTAACAAGGAAATTCCTTCAAAACTTTTACTTATTGGGGATGGACCGGAACGACCCCGCATAGAAATGCTGAGTCGCGACTGGGGTATTAGCCAGGAGGTCAGATTTTTGGGTAAACAAGATATGGTTGAAGATTTATTAGCAATCACAGATTTGTTTTTATTACCTTCTGAACACGAAAGTTTTGGTTTAGCTGCCTTAGAAGCTATGGCTTGTGAAGTACCTGTAATAGCCTCTAATATTGGCGGACTCAATGAAGTGATTGAAAATGGTGTTACAGGTTTTACCTGTGATGTTGGTGATATTCAAAAGATGTCTGAAAAAGGGAAATATATACTTTCAGATAATGATATTTTAAATCAATTTCGAAAAGCTTCTTTTCAACGAGCAAAAGATTTTGATATCATAAAAATCTTACCCATGTATGAAAAAATATATTTCGATTTAAAAAATGGGGATTGA
- a CDS encoding T9SS type A sorting domain-containing protein, with protein sequence MTYVNYIKLLITLASIIELHFLGLGQSEYFTSIIKGPRDGDYAWSVKSMAEGYAYCSGTYCYNEQKGCMVFGITNLEGISVWNNKFIRDPEIQCSAVSSFNNSIYLVGNSHFYRPDNLYHNLKPFILKLNASGDTLWKYFYGEVEDPNSPIQNIALYFKFSNEHIYMLEGVWNKDTIGFSSYIRVIKIDTNGVVLWKTRLNSTNPPKTFQPKSRYLQFDEQGNILVCVAVDTILSQAETIPYTAILNQNGQILNEGKLYPLERDPFNYTFYPIKGAFTRNHNAVWISEYNWNEGILIYAFDSTRKKIWRTIINSPWEAIYYPSIFGWSNGDMIGLYDTAERFKSTKPRGSGLLRISPSGQLKWKRRYYMSPWTDKSPIELNFGAVDETKDGGIIVSGGYTFYNQWREIDQDVLLVKLDSLGCPYNDCTESDTIIILKESVTATVNLKKKESYNWTINNDQVKLIIRFEQGIRKPELEIDLLNLNGQTILKQKLASYEYEITIPISGLNPGMYILQMKSGKIIKAFKFIV encoded by the coding sequence ATGACGTATGTAAATTATATTAAACTATTAATTACACTGGCATCAATAATTGAGCTACATTTTTTAGGATTAGGTCAATCGGAATATTTTACCAGCATTATTAAAGGACCCCGCGATGGTGATTATGCTTGGTCTGTGAAATCTATGGCAGAAGGTTATGCCTACTGTTCTGGTACTTATTGTTATAATGAGCAAAAAGGATGCATGGTTTTTGGTATAACAAATTTAGAAGGTATTTCTGTTTGGAATAATAAATTTATAAGAGATCCTGAAATCCAGTGTTCAGCGGTTTCATCTTTCAATAATTCAATTTATTTAGTTGGCAACAGCCACTTTTATAGACCTGACAATTTGTATCATAATCTTAAACCATTTATATTAAAACTTAACGCAAGTGGTGATACCTTATGGAAGTATTTTTATGGAGAAGTGGAAGATCCAAATTCTCCAATTCAGAACATAGCACTTTACTTTAAATTCTCCAATGAACACATTTATATGTTGGAGGGTGTTTGGAATAAAGATACTATTGGATTCAGTTCCTATATTCGAGTTATCAAAATTGATACCAATGGAGTTGTTTTATGGAAAACCAGACTCAATTCAACGAATCCACCAAAAACATTTCAACCAAAGAGCCGATATTTACAATTTGATGAACAAGGAAATATCCTCGTTTGTGTGGCTGTAGATACCATTTTATCTCAAGCTGAAACAATTCCATATACAGCAATTCTCAATCAAAATGGCCAGATACTTAATGAAGGCAAGCTTTATCCACTTGAACGGGATCCATTTAATTACACTTTTTATCCCATTAAAGGGGCATTTACCAGAAATCATAATGCCGTTTGGATATCAGAGTATAATTGGAATGAAGGAATTCTTATCTATGCATTTGATTCAACAAGAAAAAAAATCTGGAGAACGATTATAAATTCACCCTGGGAGGCAATATACTATCCCTCTATTTTTGGATGGTCTAATGGTGATATGATAGGATTATATGATACTGCTGAGCGATTTAAATCCACAAAACCAAGGGGCTCCGGTTTGCTGCGGATTTCTCCATCCGGTCAACTAAAATGGAAACGAAGGTACTATATGTCCCCGTGGACAGACAAATCACCCATTGAGTTAAATTTTGGTGCCGTTGATGAAACAAAAGATGGTGGAATAATAGTTTCCGGTGGCTATACTTTTTATAATCAATGGAGAGAAATTGATCAGGATGTGTTATTGGTAAAGCTAGATAGTCTGGGTTGTCCATATAATGATTGTACAGAATCAGACACCATAATCATCTTAAAAGAATCTGTTACTGCAACTGTAAATTTAAAAAAGAAAGAAAGTTATAACTGGACAATCAACAACGACCAAGTAAAGTTGATAATCAGATTTGAACAGGGTATTCGAAAACCAGAATTGGAAATTGATTTGCTAAATTTAAATGGACAAACTATATTAAAACAAAAACTTGCATCTTACGAATACGAAATTACTATACCAATCAGTGGATTAAATCCTGGTATGTATATCCTTCAAATGAAATCCGGAAAAATAATAAAAGCATTTAAATTTATTGTTTAG
- a CDS encoding response regulator transcription factor has protein sequence MVGSKTETNPTTKILLVEDDRNFGDVLRSYLEMHGYDVDLAVDGIDGFEQYRRGQYDLCILDVMMPRKDGFSLAKDIRSKSSEIPIIFLTAKTLKEDILEGFRIGADDYVTKPFNSEELLYRVQAILKRSMKKVDPNDDTTEYAIGFYFFNFPLRVLYLKENNEISEKIKLSPKEALLLKLFCQHRNQILSRSEALTKIWGEDNYFTARSMDVFVTKLRKYLAKDENIEIINIHGNGFRMIVKGELGSEL, from the coding sequence ATGGTTGGCAGCAAAACGGAAACAAACCCTACTACAAAAATTCTACTTGTAGAGGATGATCGCAATTTTGGAGATGTTCTAAGATCCTATTTGGAAATGCATGGCTATGATGTAGATCTTGCTGTGGATGGCATTGATGGATTTGAACAATATCGACGTGGGCAATATGACCTCTGTATTCTCGACGTCATGATGCCAAGAAAAGATGGTTTTTCACTAGCTAAAGACATCCGTTCTAAAAGTAGTGAAATTCCAATTATATTTCTAACCGCAAAAACTTTAAAAGAAGATATTTTAGAAGGTTTTCGCATAGGTGCTGATGATTATGTGACAAAACCTTTTAATTCTGAAGAACTGCTATATCGGGTACAAGCTATTTTGAAGCGATCTATGAAAAAGGTCGATCCAAATGATGACACAACAGAATACGCTATAGGTTTTTATTTTTTCAACTTTCCACTTCGTGTTTTATATCTTAAAGAAAATAACGAAATCAGTGAAAAAATCAAATTATCACCAAAGGAAGCATTATTATTAAAATTATTTTGTCAACACCGAAATCAAATTTTATCCAGATCTGAAGCACTCACTAAAATTTGGGGTGAGGATAATTATTTTACGGCTCGAAGTATGGATGTTTTTGTTACCAAGCTTCGGAAATATCTAGCTAAAGATGAAAATATCGAAATTATCAACATACATGGGAATGGCTTCCGTATGATTGTTAAGGGAGAATTGGGTTCTGAGCTTTAA
- the mnmG gene encoding tRNA uridine-5-carboxymethylaminomethyl(34) synthesis enzyme MnmG, with amino-acid sequence MFPNYDVIVVGAGHAGCEAAAGAANMGCRVLLITMNMQTIAQMSCNPAMGGVAKGQIVREIDAMGGYSGIVTDETRVQFRMLNRSKGPAMWSPRAQSDRNLFARKWRNLLEDHPLVDFWQDMVKGLLIKDKMVYGVLTGMGQEITAKTVVLTNGTFLNGIIHIGEKQFGGGRAGENAAKGITEQLVSVGFESGRMKTGTPPRLDGRSIDYNQTEIQEGDPVPSKFSFLDTKVPDKQLCCHITYTNPEVHAILRTGFDQSPMFAGRIQGLGPRYCPSIEDKIDRFADRDRHQLFIEPEGWDTHEIYINGFSSSLPEEIQYKALQKIPGLQNVKMFRPGYAIEYDYFPPTQLTLSLETHLVRNLFFAGQINGTTGYEEAACQGLMAGINAALRVKEKDPLILSRSEAYIGVLIDDLVNKGTEEPYRMFTSRAEYRILLRQDNADIRLTPISVATGMQNMEARNIRIEQKINAAATIKSFLQKVSIAPEEINGYLESISSSPIDTKMKFAQLVPRPNVALKDLCNFNEALASELSVFDDEIIESAEIQIKYEGYIKREQELVDKMSRLEGVKLYSNFDYHSIPALSNEAKTKLSKIKPSSIGQASRISGVSPSDISILLVYIGR; translated from the coding sequence ATGTTTCCAAATTACGATGTCATTGTTGTAGGTGCCGGACATGCCGGATGTGAAGCTGCTGCTGGAGCTGCTAACATGGGGTGTCGCGTTTTACTGATTACGATGAATATGCAAACGATCGCCCAGATGTCATGCAATCCTGCAATGGGGGGTGTTGCCAAAGGTCAAATTGTACGTGAAATTGATGCTATGGGTGGTTATTCTGGCATAGTTACCGATGAAACCAGAGTTCAATTTCGGATGTTAAATCGCTCTAAAGGTCCTGCTATGTGGAGCCCAAGGGCACAAAGTGACCGAAATTTATTTGCTCGTAAATGGAGAAACCTATTAGAAGATCATCCGTTAGTAGATTTTTGGCAAGATATGGTCAAAGGATTACTAATAAAAGATAAAATGGTTTACGGGGTACTTACTGGAATGGGTCAAGAAATAACCGCTAAAACGGTTGTTTTAACGAATGGTACCTTTCTAAATGGAATCATCCACATCGGTGAAAAACAATTTGGAGGTGGACGAGCTGGAGAAAATGCTGCAAAAGGAATTACCGAACAACTTGTTTCTGTTGGTTTTGAGAGTGGTAGGATGAAAACTGGCACACCCCCTCGATTAGATGGCAGATCCATCGATTATAACCAAACGGAAATTCAAGAAGGGGATCCGGTTCCTTCTAAATTTTCATTTCTAGACACAAAGGTTCCAGACAAACAACTTTGTTGTCATATTACCTATACTAATCCGGAAGTTCATGCCATCCTTCGCACTGGCTTTGATCAAAGTCCGATGTTTGCTGGAAGAATTCAAGGATTAGGACCCCGGTATTGTCCTTCTATAGAAGATAAAATTGATCGTTTTGCGGATCGGGATCGGCACCAATTATTTATCGAACCAGAAGGTTGGGATACACATGAAATTTATATCAATGGTTTTTCTTCTTCATTACCGGAAGAAATTCAATATAAAGCTTTACAAAAAATTCCAGGACTTCAAAATGTTAAAATGTTTAGGCCTGGATATGCTATTGAATATGATTATTTTCCTCCTACGCAATTGACTTTAAGTTTGGAAACTCATTTAGTCAGAAATTTATTTTTTGCAGGACAAATAAATGGAACAACTGGCTATGAAGAAGCTGCCTGTCAAGGATTGATGGCAGGTATCAATGCAGCATTACGGGTAAAAGAAAAAGACCCTTTGATATTATCCAGATCAGAAGCCTATATAGGCGTTTTAATAGACGATTTGGTAAATAAAGGTACCGAAGAACCTTACCGTATGTTTACCTCCCGTGCTGAGTATCGCATTTTATTAAGACAGGACAATGCCGACATCCGCCTCACTCCTATTTCAGTAGCAACAGGTATGCAAAATATGGAAGCCAGAAACATTCGGATTGAACAAAAGATAAATGCAGCGGCTACCATTAAATCATTTTTACAAAAAGTATCCATTGCTCCGGAAGAAATTAATGGGTATTTAGAAAGTATTTCATCTTCTCCAATTGATACCAAAATGAAATTTGCACAATTGGTACCAAGACCCAATGTAGCGCTTAAGGATTTATGTAATTTCAATGAAGCATTGGCTTCAGAATTGAGTGTTTTTGATGATGAAATTATTGAAAGCGCAGAAATTCAAATAAAATACGAAGGTTACATTAAACGAGAACAGGAATTGGTTGATAAAATGTCGCGATTGGAAGGTGTAAAACTTTATTCAAATTTTGACTACCATTCCATTCCAGCACTAAGCAATGAAGCGAAAACAAAACTAAGCAAAATAAAACCTTCATCCATCGGTCAGGCAAGTCGAATCAGTGGAGTGTCTCCTTCTGATATTTCAATATTACTGGTGTATATTGGAAGATAA
- a CDS encoding HAMP domain-containing histidine kinase, which produces MGKQAIWFVIGLMAVALIGTTIVQLYWINWSVNLKEQQFNESIIAALHRVGTRLEKHDPSLSLSSASLLERWDEKQKQIELIDREIRLQKFPLERRIDPLFLKKIITQEFIELNLDLDYSFGVFDNFRKRMIILNGNYQADLGVNYRASNPGLKLETQLQNSEYEIGLFPGITGNPGTLKVIFPTKTSWLWRSVWPLLVLSLLLTSLIVACFSYVIYVVFRQKKLSEIKNDFVNNMTHEFKTPIATISLASDSITSPMVINAPDKIRRFADIIRQENRRMLSQVEKVLQMALLDKHDFKMNLKELNIHEIIEQAVANISLQVQQRDGFIIKELNALNSNVMGDQIHLTNIIYNLLDNANKYSVEKPEIKVTTKNKGGFIEISVCDKGIGMAKDVQKMIFEKFYRVPTGNLHNVKGFGLGLSYVKAMAIEHNGRVDVESEMGKGSRFTLTLPVKT; this is translated from the coding sequence ATGGGAAAGCAAGCGATATGGTTTGTAATCGGCTTAATGGCTGTAGCATTAATTGGTACTACGATTGTCCAGTTATATTGGATTAATTGGTCTGTCAACCTAAAAGAACAACAATTTAATGAGTCAATTATAGCGGCTTTACACAGGGTAGGGACCCGACTAGAAAAACACGATCCTAGTTTAAGTTTATCTTCCGCCTCGTTATTAGAGAGATGGGATGAAAAGCAAAAACAAATAGAATTAATAGACCGTGAAATTCGGTTACAAAAATTTCCACTGGAGCGAAGAATTGATCCTTTATTTTTAAAGAAAATAATAACTCAAGAATTTATTGAGCTTAATTTGGATTTGGATTATTCCTTTGGGGTTTTTGATAATTTTAGAAAACGCATGATTATTTTGAATGGAAATTATCAGGCGGATTTAGGAGTAAACTATAGGGCTTCAAATCCAGGTTTAAAATTGGAAACGCAGCTCCAAAATTCAGAATATGAAATAGGTTTGTTTCCTGGAATTACCGGAAATCCAGGTACGCTAAAAGTAATTTTTCCCACAAAAACAAGCTGGCTGTGGCGATCTGTATGGCCATTATTAGTTTTAAGTTTATTATTAACTTCATTAATAGTTGCTTGTTTTTCATATGTCATTTATGTGGTTTTCCGACAAAAAAAATTATCTGAAATCAAAAATGACTTTGTCAATAATATGACGCATGAATTTAAAACACCCATCGCTACAATTTCATTAGCCTCAGATTCAATAACGAGTCCAATGGTTATTAATGCACCCGATAAAATTCGGCGGTTTGCAGATATTATTCGTCAAGAAAACAGACGGATGTTAAGCCAGGTTGAAAAAGTACTTCAAATGGCACTTTTAGATAAACATGATTTTAAAATGAATCTAAAAGAACTGAATATCCATGAAATTATAGAACAAGCGGTAGCAAATATCAGTTTACAGGTTCAACAACGCGATGGATTTATAATTAAAGAATTAAATGCTTTGAATTCAAATGTAATGGGGGACCAAATTCATTTGACAAATATTATTTATAATTTATTAGATAATGCCAATAAATATTCTGTCGAAAAACCAGAAATTAAAGTGACAACAAAAAATAAAGGTGGTTTTATAGAAATTAGTGTTTGCGATAAAGGGATCGGAATGGCGAAAGATGTTCAGAAGATGATTTTTGAAAAATTTTATAGAGTTCCTACTGGTAACCTACACAATGTCAAGGGTTTTGGTCTTGGTTTGAGTTATGTTAAAGCTATGGCTATAGAGCATAACGGACGGGTGGATGTAGAAAGTGAAATGGGAAAAGGAAGCCGATTTACACTTACCCTACCTGTAAAAACATAA
- a CDS encoding MerR family transcriptional regulator, with amino-acid sequence MNRDANMAIYTIADLEMLTGIKAHTIRIWEKRYGLINPKRTQTNIRFYDEEDLKKLANIALLNHKGYKISLISEMQVQEIESLVANISDVEVFNKDALDALSLSILQLNEKNFTHLVNTNIHQLGFENTFNQILMPLLDKLNNMWLSGSIKKVHEEFVNRFIKKKIIHELCHLENQEHEINTCFLLFLPPEEKQELNLYFVELFIRKNNFRTIDLGFDLTVSDILDGIQIIKPQFLFSIVHEESSISFVEDLINGISEMEDPPILLLTGYYSNHFRDQSKFVRITEGFEELEQFIKTVKEISCFCKK; translated from the coding sequence TTGAACAGAGATGCGAATATGGCTATATATACCATTGCGGACTTAGAAATGTTGACAGGCATAAAAGCCCATACCATCCGTATTTGGGAAAAAAGATATGGTTTAATCAATCCAAAACGTACCCAAACCAACATTCGGTTTTATGACGAAGAAGACCTAAAGAAGCTTGCAAATATTGCTTTATTAAATCATAAGGGATATAAAATTTCCTTGATTTCAGAAATGCAAGTGCAGGAAATCGAATCTCTGGTTGCAAATATCAGTGATGTTGAAGTTTTCAATAAGGATGCCTTAGATGCCTTAAGCTTATCCATACTTCAATTAAATGAGAAAAACTTTACACACCTGGTAAATACGAATATCCACCAATTGGGTTTTGAAAATACATTTAATCAAATTCTTATGCCCTTGTTGGATAAGCTCAACAACATGTGGTTAAGTGGGAGTATTAAAAAAGTTCATGAAGAGTTTGTAAATCGATTTATTAAGAAAAAAATCATTCACGAACTATGTCATCTTGAAAATCAGGAACACGAAATTAACACTTGTTTTTTGTTATTTCTTCCACCAGAAGAAAAGCAAGAGCTCAATCTTTATTTTGTCGAATTATTCATTCGTAAGAATAATTTTCGAACAATTGATTTAGGATTTGATTTAACCGTATCTGATATTTTGGATGGAATCCAAATTATTAAACCCCAATTCTTATTTAGTATTGTACATGAGGAATCCTCAATAAGCTTTGTCGAGGATTTAATAAATGGAATTTCTGAAATGGAAGATCCTCCGATCCTTTTGTTGACAGGATATTATTCGAATCATTTTAGAGATCAAAGTAAGTTTGTAAGAATTACAGAAGGTTTTGAAGAACTTGAACAATTTATTAAAACGGTAAAAGAAATTTCCTGCTTTTGTAAAAAATAA
- a CDS encoding glycosyltransferase: MFIFSRLAINIQAKSTNFENPVSIIICARNARLQLEHNLFEFLNQDYSAFEVIVVDDDSTDGSFEWLTSLSRNQPKLRIFKNQKTKEGKKQALQLGISKARHSWIALSDADCKPSTSLWLKMMLLNVYQDTKIVLGYAPYHIKTGWLNKLIRFECAINSIQYLSAAQSGIPYMGTGRNLIYHKSIYSAFALQPEIAYGDDDLLIGSKATNENTSICISPMSFIYTEPSSTYQSYFSQKWRHYAASIHYKLKVQIYLMSYYFSFIGFFISCAIILFSPNSIFSFVLITIYFAICWSIFAKLMKRLKEENLTAYFPFLCILYIGHLMLQIPFLFIQKKSW; encoded by the coding sequence GTGTTCATTTTCAGCCGTTTAGCTATAAATATTCAAGCAAAAAGCACAAATTTTGAGAATCCCGTTTCAATTATCATCTGTGCTCGAAATGCACGTTTGCAACTTGAACATAATCTTTTTGAATTCTTAAATCAGGATTACTCTGCATTTGAAGTCATTGTAGTGGATGATGATTCAACAGATGGAAGCTTCGAATGGTTAACATCCTTGTCGAGAAATCAACCAAAACTTAGAATATTTAAAAATCAGAAAACCAAAGAGGGTAAAAAACAAGCCTTGCAACTTGGAATTTCGAAAGCAAGGCATTCTTGGATTGCACTCTCTGATGCCGATTGCAAACCTTCCACTTCGCTTTGGTTAAAAATGATGCTATTAAACGTTTACCAGGATACTAAAATTGTTTTAGGCTATGCTCCTTATCATATTAAAACCGGCTGGTTAAATAAACTCATTCGCTTTGAATGTGCAATCAATTCCATTCAGTATTTGTCTGCTGCCCAATCTGGAATACCCTATATGGGAACCGGTAGAAATTTAATCTATCACAAATCAATCTATAGTGCCTTTGCTTTGCAACCAGAAATAGCCTATGGAGATGATGATTTACTCATTGGTTCTAAAGCTACGAATGAAAATACTAGTATTTGTATTTCACCTATGTCCTTTATTTATACAGAACCAAGTTCTACCTATCAGTCCTATTTTAGTCAAAAATGGAGACACTATGCTGCATCCATTCACTATAAATTAAAAGTTCAAATTTATCTCATGAGCTATTATTTCAGCTTCATTGGATTCTTCATCAGTTGTGCTATTATTTTATTCAGCCCTAATTCGATATTTTCGTTTGTTTTGATTACCATTTATTTTGCCATTTGTTGGTCAATTTTTGCAAAACTAATGAAACGATTAAAAGAAGAAAATTTAACAGCCTACTTTCCTTTTTTATGCATATTATATATAGGACATCTAATGTTGCAGATTCCCTTTTTATTCATCCAAAAGAAATCCTGGTAA
- the rsmG gene encoding 16S rRNA (guanine(527)-N(7))-methyltransferase RsmG, whose amino-acid sequence MELILNYFPELSKEQKDSLQQLKQLYETQNALVNVISRKDIDALYLHHVLHSLTITKFIQLNAQCKLLDLGTGGGFPAIPLAIYYPDISFTAIDGTGKKIKVANQIAEALNLKNIKFLHLRAEEYKENVNFVVSRAVCSLDQLCNYSKSILKKQSITALPNGVIAYKGGDLNEELKAIKNKAYYEIWDIYDLFPEAYFLEKKLVYLQLHE is encoded by the coding sequence ATGGAATTAATATTAAACTATTTTCCTGAGTTATCAAAAGAACAGAAAGACTCTTTACAACAATTAAAACAGTTATACGAAACGCAAAATGCATTGGTCAATGTTATTTCAAGAAAAGATATTGATGCTCTTTATTTGCATCATGTTTTACATTCTCTTACCATCACTAAGTTTATCCAATTGAATGCTCAATGCAAACTCCTTGACTTAGGCACTGGTGGAGGGTTTCCAGCGATTCCATTAGCCATTTATTATCCAGATATATCTTTTACTGCGATAGATGGAACTGGCAAAAAAATTAAGGTTGCAAACCAAATTGCAGAAGCATTAAATTTAAAAAATATAAAATTCCTACATCTGAGAGCTGAAGAATATAAGGAAAATGTAAATTTCGTTGTGAGCAGAGCCGTTTGTTCTTTGGATCAACTTTGCAACTACAGCAAATCGATTCTTAAAAAACAATCAATCACCGCTTTGCCAAATGGGGTCATAGCATACAAAGGTGGCGATTTAAATGAGGAGTTAAAAGCAATTAAAAATAAGGCGTATTATGAAATTTGGGATATCTATGATTTGTTTCCAGAAGCTTATTTCCTAGAAAAAAAATTAGTCTATTTACAATTACATGAATAA
- a CDS encoding YceI family protein, whose amino-acid sequence MKIHLIICIGLFLFFSCKREPSANTSVKDAPGSELSQMDSFYIDPTQSIIYWQGSSPSGAHNGSIKIKSGKLYSKDKILKAGIVLADMNSLKNLDLEDSLDRLDLEKHLKDADFFQTDSFPEARFSLSSITMIQDTTYNAIVHGYLTVKDVMKPLQLKCKIDHAEDAILISVPEFSLDRTQYNIMYQSKKILASLKNGFIGDEINLSMKVIARSGNR is encoded by the coding sequence ATGAAGATTCATTTGATTATTTGCATTGGACTATTCTTGTTTTTTTCTTGTAAACGAGAACCTTCTGCGAATACAAGCGTTAAAGATGCCCCGGGATCTGAACTTAGTCAAATGGATTCATTTTATATAGATCCTACGCAAAGCATTATTTATTGGCAAGGTTCCTCACCTTCGGGCGCACATAATGGGAGTATTAAAATTAAAAGTGGTAAACTGTATTCTAAAGATAAAATTCTAAAAGCCGGAATCGTTTTAGCCGATATGAATAGTTTAAAGAATTTAGATTTGGAAGATTCGTTGGATCGATTAGACTTAGAAAAACACTTAAAGGATGCAGATTTTTTTCAAACAGATTCTTTTCCTGAGGCTAGATTTAGTTTAAGTTCTATTACGATGATTCAAGATACTACCTATAATGCAATTGTGCATGGCTACCTTACCGTAAAAGATGTTATGAAACCATTGCAGTTAAAATGTAAAATTGATCATGCTGAAGATGCAATATTAATTTCAGTTCCGGAATTTAGTTTAGACCGCACGCAATATAATATTATGTATCAATCAAAGAAGATACTTGCATCCTTAAAAAATGGTTTTATAGGGGATGAGATTAACTTAAGCATGAAAGTGATCGCAAGAAGTGGAAATAGATAA